A genomic window from Nocardioides rotundus includes:
- a CDS encoding ABC transporter ATP-binding protein, with amino-acid sequence MTTAVLECRGLTKRFGQVRALAGVDLTVGAGEVLGFLGPNGAGKSTTIRGLLGQIKMDSGTGTMFGYDIWKESVRAHQRVAYVPGDVALWPGLTGGECIDLLGSLQGHPNPKRRADLIERFDFDPTKRTRSYSKGNRQKVALIAALSTNADLLLLDEPTSGLDPLMEAQFQAVVRERVEQGTAALLSSHIMSEVEALCERVSIIRAGVIVSSGSLAHLRAESASTVECTTSKPVAADLARPGVEVSSERHLRDGVHTSMRVNPDQLTDLLAALLTLRPLALTVQPPSLDELFLSHYQSTSESASELDDTRAERHL; translated from the coding sequence ATGACGACTGCGGTGCTCGAGTGCCGGGGGCTGACCAAGCGGTTCGGGCAAGTCAGGGCGCTGGCCGGCGTCGATCTGACGGTCGGAGCCGGGGAGGTGCTCGGCTTTCTCGGACCCAACGGCGCCGGGAAGTCGACCACGATCCGCGGCCTGCTGGGGCAGATCAAGATGGACTCCGGGACCGGGACCATGTTCGGCTACGACATCTGGAAGGAGTCCGTCCGGGCCCACCAGCGGGTGGCCTACGTGCCCGGTGATGTTGCCCTGTGGCCAGGGCTTACAGGTGGGGAGTGCATCGATCTGCTCGGCTCGTTGCAGGGCCACCCGAACCCGAAGCGGCGCGCCGACCTGATCGAACGGTTCGACTTCGACCCCACCAAGCGAACCCGGTCCTATTCCAAGGGCAACCGGCAGAAGGTCGCGCTCATCGCGGCACTATCGACGAACGCGGACCTGCTCCTGCTCGACGAACCGACGAGCGGCTTGGACCCGTTGATGGAGGCACAGTTCCAAGCTGTGGTGCGCGAACGCGTGGAGCAAGGTACTGCCGCGCTCCTCTCGAGTCACATCATGTCCGAGGTCGAGGCACTGTGTGAGCGCGTGAGCATCATCCGCGCGGGCGTCATCGTCAGTTCGGGTTCCCTGGCGCACCTCCGTGCCGAATCGGCGTCCACCGTCGAATGCACCACCTCCAAGCCGGTCGCGGCCGACCTGGCTCGCCCAGGGGTCGAGGTCTCCTCCGAGCGCCACCTTCGCGATGGCGTGCACACCAGCATGCGGGTGAACCCCGACCAACTCACCGACCTCCTCGCCGCATTGCTCACCCTGCGGCCACTCGCCCTCACGGTACAGCCACCGAGCCTCGATGAGCTCTTCCTCAGCCACTACCAATCCACCAGCGAGTCCGCCAGCGAACTCGATGACACGCGCGCCGAGAGGCACCTGTGA
- a CDS encoding cation:proton antiporter domain-containing protein produces MAPIVAGLSTLVAVVVAAQALGWVARRFGQPTVLGEMVAGICLGPTLLGRVAPDVGGYLFGPSAQGLVSTLGTVGLALYMFHVGLEHRALPAPTGAAVLAVRIAALGIALPLTLGVLLAATVLTGLRPAAVDPTTYCLFVGGSLSITAFPMLTRVLQERRIIGTSLGIVSVRAAALDDVIAWCLLALVTARVAGNVEGALWGTLLPGALFAWACFTVLPRLLRRSVAEASRGEGLGAVAIAGLVVLVLSAATVTEWIGLYAVFGGFIVGASFPRHPPFVHAVEISLMPVVSALLLPMFFVSSGLVTDLGTLANLDMLRALGVLLTSAFVAKVAGAWLGSFGHGWAQRERLALGALLNARGLMILIFINVGLSLGVIDTPLFAMLTVVALVTTSLALPAYRWALGEEGEARLRRHGVSGIRARPRQQGGARG; encoded by the coding sequence GTGGCCCCGATCGTGGCGGGCCTCTCGACCCTGGTCGCCGTGGTGGTGGCGGCGCAGGCGCTCGGGTGGGTGGCCCGTCGCTTCGGGCAGCCCACGGTGCTGGGCGAGATGGTCGCGGGCATCTGCCTGGGCCCGACGCTGCTCGGCCGAGTCGCTCCTGACGTGGGCGGCTATCTGTTCGGACCTTCCGCCCAGGGTCTGGTGTCCACCCTGGGCACGGTTGGCCTGGCGCTCTACATGTTCCACGTAGGGCTCGAGCACCGAGCCCTCCCCGCCCCCACAGGTGCGGCCGTGCTGGCGGTGAGGATCGCAGCGCTGGGGATAGCCCTGCCATTGACTCTAGGCGTCCTGCTCGCCGCCACAGTCCTCACCGGGTTGCGACCGGCGGCCGTCGATCCGACCACCTACTGCCTGTTCGTGGGTGGCTCGTTGTCGATCACTGCTTTTCCGATGCTGACCCGTGTGTTGCAGGAGCGGCGGATCATCGGGACGTCCCTGGGGATCGTCTCTGTCCGCGCAGCGGCGCTGGACGATGTCATCGCGTGGTGCCTGCTGGCTCTGGTCACCGCCCGGGTCGCGGGCAACGTCGAGGGCGCATTGTGGGGCACCCTGCTTCCGGGCGCGCTGTTCGCGTGGGCATGCTTCACGGTCCTGCCACGGCTACTGCGCCGCAGCGTCGCCGAGGCATCGAGAGGCGAGGGCCTGGGCGCGGTGGCCATCGCGGGGCTGGTGGTGCTCGTTCTGTCCGCCGCCACCGTCACAGAGTGGATCGGGCTCTATGCGGTCTTCGGAGGCTTCATCGTCGGGGCCAGCTTCCCCCGCCATCCGCCGTTCGTTCACGCCGTGGAGATCTCCCTCATGCCGGTCGTGTCGGCGCTTCTGCTGCCCATGTTCTTCGTGTCCTCGGGACTGGTGACGGATCTGGGTACGCTGGCCAATCTGGACATGCTGCGCGCACTGGGAGTGCTTCTCACCTCCGCCTTCGTCGCCAAGGTCGCCGGCGCCTGGCTGGGATCGTTCGGCCACGGCTGGGCCCAGCGCGAGCGGCTGGCGCTCGGAGCCTTGCTGAACGCGCGCGGGCTGATGATTCTGATCTTCATCAATGTAGGGCTCTCGCTGGGAGTCATCGACACCCCCCTCTTCGCGATGCTCACCGTCGTTGCGCTCGTGACGACGAGTTTGGCGCTGCCTGCGTATCGGTGGGCCCTTGGCGAGGAGGGCGAAGCTCGGCTGCGTCGACACGGCGTATCCGGGATCCGAGCACGACCACGCCAACAAGGAGGGGCAAGGGGATGA
- a CDS encoding fatty acid desaturase family protein — MPETEAKTLQEVHRLLRDLLKPNMRIYWTDFICSYLGMLAASVSAALLGLGSPLAWVAIVGAALLAYRSAVFIHEIVHFPGRRSFRTFRMVWNGLVGVPFFIPLFMYECHAEHHNWRHYGTRRDAEYVPLARLPRTAIVGVLAAAPVLPFYGLLRFGVYAPMSWVVPALRRRVWVKSSALKLDIEHEGAVPAPGRQARSWRLQEVATSGWLAAVAGGAIWGLIPLAWLAQFYLTYFVVVVLNTTRLLGAHRYVGDEEGMSVLEQVRDTLNYDHRPLLDALWAPVGLRLHALHHMVPALPYHQYSAAHARLLEHLPEDSFYHRSRARSLPRSLRELWDRAGHRREFDGLRAREILAMTDRTR, encoded by the coding sequence GTGCCCGAGACTGAGGCCAAGACGCTCCAAGAGGTGCACCGACTACTGCGTGATCTGCTCAAGCCAAACATGCGCATCTACTGGACGGACTTCATCTGCTCCTATCTGGGCATGCTGGCGGCATCGGTGAGCGCGGCCCTGCTGGGACTCGGGTCGCCGCTCGCCTGGGTCGCCATCGTGGGTGCGGCCCTGTTGGCCTATCGCAGTGCCGTGTTCATCCACGAGATCGTGCATTTCCCGGGGCGACGGAGTTTTCGGACCTTCCGGATGGTCTGGAACGGGCTCGTCGGGGTGCCCTTCTTCATCCCCCTGTTTATGTACGAGTGCCATGCCGAACACCATAACTGGCGCCACTACGGGACGCGACGCGACGCCGAGTACGTCCCGCTTGCCCGCCTGCCCCGTACTGCCATCGTCGGCGTTCTGGCGGCGGCTCCAGTGCTGCCGTTCTACGGTCTCCTTAGGTTTGGGGTCTACGCTCCCATGTCCTGGGTGGTGCCTGCGCTGCGGCGGCGGGTGTGGGTCAAGTCATCTGCGCTGAAGCTGGACATCGAGCACGAGGGGGCGGTGCCCGCGCCCGGGAGACAGGCCCGGTCCTGGCGCCTGCAGGAAGTCGCCACCTCGGGCTGGTTGGCCGCGGTGGCCGGGGGTGCGATCTGGGGGCTGATCCCACTAGCCTGGCTCGCGCAGTTCTACCTGACCTATTTCGTCGTGGTCGTGCTCAACACGACACGCCTCCTGGGTGCTCACCGCTACGTCGGCGACGAGGAGGGCATGAGCGTGCTGGAACAGGTGCGAGACACGCTCAATTACGACCATCGGCCGCTCCTGGACGCCTTGTGGGCACCGGTCGGCCTCCGCCTCCACGCTCTTCACCACATGGTGCCCGCGCTGCCCTATCACCAGTACTCCGCGGCTCATGCCCGCCTGCTGGAGCATCTGCCGGAGGACTCCTTCTACCACCGGTCCCGGGCGCGGAGCCTGCCTCGATCCCTGCGCGAACTGTGGGATCGCGCGGGTCACCGACGCGAGTTCGACGGGCTTCGAGCCCGGGAAATCCTGGCCATGACGGACCGGACCCGGTGA
- a CDS encoding cytochrome P450 has product MKSWTDRTPRLATDALGLLEAAGATGDEVAEVRVGPLKAVVISHPTLIREVLVERPDDFPKGRRQHAALRPVLGYGLLTSDGDLHRRQRRLVQPTLVPAEIDRQVGVMVDEAAAAADAWPRGVCDVVPLVNALAMDIVGRMLFGRALRDEGALAASIVTAFEWEMRALSGVVAPAWVPTPGNRRMRAAVASIDARLNELAGQSHAPPADSRTILDALRQRRDADGMTMARPQLLDEVRTIWGAAHETSADAQAWCLDLLARHPEVQERLAREIDESGGSGTLDLADLEAIPYAMAVFKEALRLYPPAAAMLRAARRSTTLGGVRLRAGTLVFISPYLMHRRDDLFPDPLRFDPDRFGPDRAQETPRHAYLPFGVGKRACVGSYMALLEGQALTATLVQRLRFAPADPRPPDAELVINLRPARGVRLVLTDRSDRQEG; this is encoded by the coding sequence ATGAAGTCCTGGACCGATCGCACCCCTCGTCTGGCTACGGACGCGCTCGGGCTGTTGGAGGCCGCCGGCGCCACGGGCGACGAGGTGGCCGAGGTGCGGGTCGGGCCACTGAAGGCGGTTGTGATCAGCCACCCCACGTTGATCCGCGAAGTGCTGGTCGAGCGCCCCGACGACTTCCCCAAGGGCCGACGTCAGCATGCGGCGTTGCGACCCGTGCTGGGATACGGGTTACTGACCAGCGACGGCGATCTGCACCGGCGGCAGCGCAGGCTCGTCCAACCCACGCTCGTGCCGGCCGAGATCGATCGACAGGTGGGGGTGATGGTCGATGAGGCGGCTGCAGCTGCCGATGCGTGGCCTCGTGGTGTGTGCGACGTCGTGCCGTTGGTCAACGCCCTGGCAATGGACATCGTCGGGCGCATGCTGTTCGGCCGGGCGCTGCGCGACGAGGGCGCGCTGGCGGCGTCGATCGTGACCGCCTTCGAGTGGGAGATGCGCGCCCTGTCGGGGGTGGTCGCGCCCGCGTGGGTGCCGACCCCGGGGAACCGGCGCATGCGCGCGGCGGTCGCCTCGATCGACGCGCGCCTGAATGAGCTCGCGGGTCAGAGTCATGCCCCACCGGCCGACAGCCGCACCATCCTGGATGCCCTCCGACAACGTCGCGATGCCGATGGCATGACGATGGCGCGACCCCAACTCTTGGACGAGGTGCGCACCATCTGGGGAGCTGCCCACGAGACGTCGGCCGACGCCCAGGCCTGGTGCCTCGACCTGCTCGCCCGACACCCCGAGGTCCAGGAGCGACTGGCGCGGGAGATCGACGAGTCGGGCGGATCGGGCACTTTGGACCTCGCCGACCTCGAGGCGATCCCGTATGCCATGGCGGTGTTCAAGGAGGCGTTACGGCTATATCCGCCGGCGGCCGCGATGCTGCGCGCCGCTCGGCGCTCTACCACCCTGGGCGGAGTTCGGTTGAGGGCCGGGACCCTGGTCTTCATCAGTCCCTACCTGATGCACCGACGCGACGACCTGTTCCCCGACCCGCTTCGGTTCGACCCGGACAGGTTCGGCCCCGACCGGGCGCAGGAGACTCCCAGGCACGCCTACTTGCCGTTCGGTGTTGGCAAGCGCGCCTGCGTCGGGAGTTACATGGCCCTGCTGGAGGGACAGGCGCTGACCGCGACGCTGGTGCAGCGCCTCAGATTCGCACCGGCCGACCCTAGACCTCCCGATGCCGAACTGGTCATCAATCTGCGGCCCGCGCGCGGAGTGCGACTGGTTCTGACGGACCGATCCGACCGACAGGAGGGGTGA
- a CDS encoding NAD(P)/FAD-dependent oxidoreductase codes for MSAVSDATAPTADDVKEEVSTSVTIMGAGLVGMVNAMAYAKRGISVTLIDASGPGEHERYKVGESLLVYSNAFLRALGDVDEELCRSRPKGGFWMARGMEGRHAFDDDVCEWGFQSRLPQRWLDAIEDQWFVRIMFGDMQIARPEIENGLRRNVADHPLIRVVHGKVSDVQVADDGDHLVHWRSTDGEGVACSRWVIDCSGRSRLLARRLGTDTTPERAFRTSAAWAQFDGCTEDLFDDRWVFTFPDGEQIRRDEDTVHLWGEGYWIWIIKLSQDRVSVGVSWNRDRVWSDLTAREVFWEALSRYPVLDWLSPANELQFSAYKDVQRYTDTFVSERRFAIVGDASTMVDAYYSQGISLSLQLSWHVCNLVAHDLATGQLDETYLRRIDEAAQADWRLVASMVKGKYGPALADSRFFTFDHLLDYMIFGAALLGRYRISRWLAETGGATDAETPEYASLREGLKRRLFLSQSMPWNMLAPHRVADLVERWRDVLEANALWRLEHGVHLAPTKTGLRAQAALPGVWRLPKAASRPVDLTLPEIPEPGFMRVKGTEKRPLMLAGSGYMLLIFNTAALAYDVADTSARRLRRRAARMLPSNARRPSSAFHQARSATPRKEPTSVPELELGKLVGS; via the coding sequence ATGAGCGCGGTGTCCGACGCCACCGCGCCGACCGCGGACGACGTAAAGGAGGAGGTGTCCACATCCGTCACGATCATGGGTGCCGGCCTGGTCGGCATGGTGAACGCGATGGCCTACGCCAAGCGCGGGATCTCGGTGACCCTGATCGATGCCAGCGGGCCCGGGGAGCACGAGAGGTACAAGGTGGGGGAGTCGCTCCTGGTCTACTCCAACGCCTTCCTGCGTGCGTTGGGCGACGTCGACGAGGAGTTGTGCCGATCCCGGCCCAAGGGCGGCTTCTGGATGGCGCGCGGCATGGAGGGGCGCCACGCCTTCGATGACGACGTCTGCGAGTGGGGTTTTCAGAGTCGCCTGCCCCAGCGCTGGCTGGATGCGATCGAGGATCAGTGGTTCGTCCGAATCATGTTCGGCGACATGCAGATCGCGCGGCCCGAGATCGAAAATGGGCTGCGCCGCAATGTCGCCGACCACCCACTGATCCGCGTCGTCCACGGGAAGGTCTCCGACGTGCAGGTGGCCGACGACGGCGACCACCTGGTGCACTGGCGATCGACCGATGGCGAGGGGGTCGCCTGCTCGCGTTGGGTGATCGACTGCTCCGGTCGCTCCCGGCTGCTGGCGCGCCGCCTCGGTACCGACACGACCCCCGAGCGAGCCTTCCGCACATCTGCCGCGTGGGCCCAGTTCGACGGGTGCACCGAAGATCTGTTCGACGATCGGTGGGTCTTCACCTTCCCCGACGGAGAACAGATCCGCCGTGATGAGGACACCGTTCACCTCTGGGGTGAAGGCTACTGGATCTGGATCATCAAGCTGTCCCAGGATCGAGTGTCGGTGGGAGTGAGCTGGAACCGGGATCGTGTCTGGAGCGACCTCACCGCTCGAGAAGTCTTCTGGGAAGCATTGTCGCGATATCCCGTCCTGGACTGGCTCTCGCCGGCTAACGAACTCCAGTTCTCTGCCTACAAGGACGTACAGCGCTACACCGATACCTTCGTCTCGGAACGGCGGTTCGCGATCGTCGGCGATGCCAGCACCATGGTCGACGCCTACTACAGCCAGGGCATCTCTCTCTCGCTCCAGCTGTCGTGGCACGTCTGCAACCTTGTGGCGCACGACCTGGCGACAGGGCAGTTGGACGAGACCTACCTTCGGCGCATCGACGAGGCAGCGCAGGCGGACTGGCGGCTCGTAGCCAGCATGGTGAAGGGCAAGTACGGACCCGCCCTGGCCGACAGTCGGTTCTTCACCTTCGATCACCTCCTCGATTACATGATCTTCGGGGCCGCTCTCCTGGGTCGATACCGCATCAGCCGCTGGCTCGCCGAGACCGGTGGGGCCACGGACGCGGAGACTCCCGAGTACGCCAGTCTGCGCGAGGGCTTGAAGCGGCGCCTCTTCCTGTCGCAGTCGATGCCGTGGAACATGCTCGCCCCGCACCGCGTGGCGGACCTCGTCGAGCGCTGGCGTGACGTTCTCGAGGCCAACGCCCTGTGGCGCCTCGAGCATGGGGTTCACCTGGCCCCAACCAAGACCGGGCTGCGCGCCCAAGCCGCCCTGCCCGGCGTCTGGCGCCTGCCGAAGGCGGCGTCACGACCGGTCGATCTGACCTTGCCCGAGATCCCCGAACCCGGATTCATGCGCGTCAAGGGGACTGAGAAGCGCCCGCTCATGCTCGCCGGGTCGGGCTACATGCTCCTGATCTTCAACACCGCCGCACTGGCCTACGACGTCGCCGATACCTCGGCGCGCCGTCTGCGTCGGAGGGCCGCGCGCATGCTGCCGTCGAATGCTCGCCGTCCGTCCAGTGCCTTTCACCAAGCACGATCGGCGACGCCCAGAAAGGAGCCCACCTCGGTGCCCGAGTTGGAGCTCGGCAAGCTGGTCGGCTCATGA
- a CDS encoding thioesterase II family protein, with protein sequence MFPHAGASVATYIRLLRGAPAGAAVVRMPGRDLDEAAAAQTRVTAHQVTHGVVEAIGQATSEPLVIWGHSMGTLLALEAVRRLEVAGGLVSTVILSGRDFGDLAPESRHLWTEEELVGYLRGQGGTPEVVLEDRDMREYALATLRADFALAATACWDREAKVDARIVSVHGDADAAPSAEGMHAWLRASRSGGECVRMRGGHFFCWSDPAFLELITACVQGRG encoded by the coding sequence GTGTTCCCGCATGCCGGAGCCAGCGTCGCCACCTACATACGGCTGCTCCGCGGCGCACCGGCCGGTGCAGCCGTGGTGCGGATGCCTGGGCGTGACCTCGACGAGGCGGCTGCCGCCCAGACGCGGGTCACGGCCCACCAGGTCACCCACGGCGTGGTCGAGGCCATCGGCCAGGCCACCTCCGAGCCCCTCGTCATCTGGGGCCACAGCATGGGAACCCTGCTGGCGCTGGAGGCGGTTCGCCGGCTCGAGGTCGCTGGCGGGCTGGTGTCCACGGTGATCCTGTCGGGTCGCGACTTCGGCGACCTCGCTCCCGAGTCTCGCCACCTGTGGACGGAAGAGGAACTGGTCGGCTACCTGCGAGGCCAGGGCGGAACTCCTGAGGTCGTGCTCGAAGATCGCGACATGCGCGAGTACGCCCTGGCGACCCTTCGCGCCGACTTCGCTCTGGCGGCGACCGCATGCTGGGACCGCGAGGCCAAGGTCGACGCACGCATCGTGTCGGTCCACGGCGACGCGGACGCTGCCCCCAGCGCGGAGGGAATGCACGCCTGGCTGCGCGCGAGTCGCTCCGGTGGCGAGTGCGTGCGGATGCGGGGTGGCCACTTCTTCTGTTGGAGCGACCCCGCCTTCCTGGAACTGATCACCGCCTGTGTGCAGGGGCGCGGCTGA
- a CDS encoding aminotransferase class III-fold pyridoxal phosphate-dependent enzyme, with protein sequence MTTTAESAQAKRERLRGLLEATRPATSTRHPFDEFVNPGVGTMLRGLSIDVEFVSGSGTSLFDAQGRRYLDFAGAYGALPFGHNPGQIWEAISSVQRAGEPSLVQPSLLGAGGDLGRCLVDISPAGIERAWLCNSGAEAVEAAIKLVRAHHPTRSLIVAADNGFHGKTLGALSLTGRGRYQEPFGAPVAGFVHVPFGDLEAMRALFAQRGSDIAAVMVEPIQGEGGVVPAPAGYLTGLRELCDHDDALLVLDEVQTGLGRTGAMFAAEHEGVRADVITVAKALGGGIVPIGAVLFTRQVQSEAFDQRHTSTFGANALCARVGIASIDLLVRDDFALLAHVRQRGEQLAEGLGDLVRRHDRVCEDARGRGLLWGLELTDRADRFPNQGLLRSLADAEALAGIACGYLLAEHGVRVAPTFFSGRVLRIEPPLTVTESQVDQVLDALDDTLGLMSQGRSGSLVRHLVPAAGSPGATAGASVGHTRGPDTTCAGPALPQEVRWAFLAHPTDLASYASFDPSLGMAGEDVRVLFDRLNMCRNAESPAGMLMGSCRVHVEGGDSTFGEVFALAHDAAQLMDMPQERAVSLVRQAALEAVDRGAQVVGLGAYTSIVTANGDLLGDVGALVTTGNAFTVSSAVDALTRLGATRCDVGRTGCAVVGAAGNIGRATSLLLAEQAGSLVLVGNPAHPARTHTRLENLALDVVVHLRARGTSPEAGDLARAVIEVNAGWSDRRVLEELRQRELIVLETDLRASMARSPLVVVATSSPGLAVTPDLPIRGAVVCDVSQPPNVGPNVAEQRPDVTVVAGGLVRLPGHADLGVDFGLPPGVTYACTAETLVAAARLHDPVLSRGDRLDLDAVRLVGRQAREMGFALHLEHQAVDR encoded by the coding sequence ATGACGACGACCGCCGAATCTGCCCAGGCCAAGCGAGAGCGTCTGCGGGGTCTCCTTGAGGCCACGCGCCCGGCCACCAGCACGCGACATCCGTTCGATGAGTTCGTGAACCCAGGCGTCGGCACAATGCTCCGGGGACTGAGCATCGACGTGGAGTTCGTGTCGGGGTCAGGGACGTCCCTCTTCGATGCTCAGGGTCGCCGCTACCTCGACTTCGCCGGTGCCTACGGCGCCCTGCCCTTCGGGCACAACCCTGGCCAGATCTGGGAGGCGATCTCCTCCGTCCAACGCGCCGGTGAGCCGTCGCTGGTGCAACCCTCTCTGCTGGGGGCCGGCGGTGATCTCGGGCGATGCCTGGTCGACATCTCCCCGGCCGGGATCGAGCGGGCCTGGTTGTGCAACTCGGGAGCCGAGGCAGTGGAGGCGGCGATCAAGCTCGTCCGGGCACACCACCCGACCCGATCCCTCATCGTCGCCGCGGACAACGGTTTCCACGGCAAGACGCTCGGCGCGCTCTCGCTGACCGGGAGGGGCCGTTATCAGGAGCCGTTCGGAGCCCCGGTCGCCGGGTTCGTCCACGTACCATTCGGCGACCTCGAGGCGATGCGCGCCCTGTTCGCCCAGCGGGGTTCGGACATCGCGGCGGTAATGGTCGAGCCGATCCAGGGCGAGGGGGGCGTCGTGCCGGCACCCGCCGGCTACCTGACGGGACTGCGCGAGCTCTGCGACCACGACGATGCGTTGCTGGTTCTGGACGAGGTTCAGACCGGGCTCGGGCGAACCGGCGCCATGTTCGCCGCCGAGCACGAGGGCGTACGCGCCGACGTCATCACGGTGGCCAAGGCGCTGGGGGGCGGCATCGTTCCGATCGGCGCGGTCCTCTTCACCCGGCAGGTGCAGAGCGAGGCGTTCGACCAGCGTCACACCTCTACCTTCGGCGCGAACGCGCTGTGCGCGCGGGTAGGGATTGCCAGTATCGATCTGCTCGTGCGCGATGACTTCGCCCTTCTCGCGCACGTGCGCCAACGAGGTGAGCAGTTGGCAGAAGGCCTCGGCGACCTGGTGCGCCGGCACGACCGGGTCTGCGAGGATGCGCGGGGGCGGGGGCTGCTGTGGGGTCTGGAACTCACCGACCGAGCCGATCGCTTCCCGAATCAGGGCTTGCTGCGGTCCCTTGCCGATGCCGAGGCGCTGGCGGGCATCGCGTGCGGCTATCTGCTCGCCGAGCACGGCGTCCGGGTGGCGCCGACCTTCTTCAGCGGCCGGGTGCTGCGCATCGAGCCGCCCTTGACCGTGACTGAGAGTCAGGTCGACCAGGTACTCGACGCCCTCGACGACACCTTGGGACTGATGTCTCAGGGGCGAAGCGGATCCCTCGTGCGACACCTGGTGCCTGCCGCCGGCAGTCCTGGCGCGACTGCTGGAGCATCGGTGGGGCACACGCGTGGTCCGGATACGACCTGCGCAGGACCCGCACTGCCACAGGAGGTGCGCTGGGCGTTCCTGGCACACCCGACAGACTTGGCCAGCTACGCCTCCTTCGACCCTTCCTTGGGCATGGCAGGCGAAGACGTACGTGTCCTGTTCGACCGGCTCAACATGTGCCGCAACGCCGAGAGCCCGGCCGGCATGTTGATGGGATCGTGTCGTGTCCACGTCGAGGGCGGCGACTCGACGTTCGGAGAGGTCTTCGCGCTCGCGCACGACGCCGCGCAGTTGATGGACATGCCACAGGAGCGAGCGGTCTCCCTGGTCCGGCAGGCGGCGCTCGAGGCGGTGGACCGCGGGGCGCAGGTCGTCGGGCTCGGCGCCTACACCTCGATCGTCACCGCCAACGGCGACCTGCTCGGCGATGTCGGTGCGCTGGTGACCACCGGCAACGCTTTCACCGTGTCCTCGGCCGTGGATGCCCTCACTCGGCTGGGCGCGACCCGCTGCGACGTCGGTCGCACGGGATGTGCGGTGGTGGGTGCGGCCGGAAATATCGGCCGCGCGACGAGTCTCCTGCTGGCCGAGCAGGCTGGTTCCCTGGTGCTGGTCGGAAACCCAGCGCATCCAGCGCGCACCCACACCCGGCTGGAAAACCTGGCCCTCGACGTGGTGGTACACCTGCGCGCGCGTGGGACGTCACCAGAGGCCGGTGATCTTGCGCGTGCCGTCATCGAGGTGAACGCAGGCTGGAGCGATCGTCGCGTGCTCGAGGAACTCCGGCAGCGCGAGTTAATCGTGCTTGAGACCGATCTGCGGGCCAGCATGGCTCGTTCACCATTGGTGGTGGTCGCCACGTCGTCGCCCGGGCTGGCCGTCACCCCGGACCTGCCGATCCGCGGAGCTGTCGTCTGCGATGTGTCCCAACCGCCTAACGTGGGTCCGAACGTCGCGGAGCAGCGGCCAGACGTGACCGTCGTGGCTGGTGGGTTGGTGCGACTACCCGGCCATGCGGACCTGGGGGTCGACTTCGGGCTGCCGCCGGGAGTCACCTATGCCTGCACGGCCGAGACCCTTGTCGCGGCGGCGCGTCTGCACGATCCGGTGCTGAGTCGTGGCGACCGCCTCGACCTCGACGCGGTCCGCCTGGTGGGTCGGCAGGCTCGCGAAATGGGCTTCGCCCTCCACCTGGAACATCAGGCGGTCGATCGGTGA